AGCGATTCTCGGCCTGTTCCTGAAGGAGGACAAGTGGTATGAGTAACGTTAAAAAAGCAAAACGAAATAATAATCGTACTCTACAGTCAGTGTGTCCACTGATGACTCGAAGTGTCGCGAATCAACAGGTAGCAGACCACGTAACACTGAGCGGTCGCTACAACTCCCATCCGTACTTACGGTAGACCGCTCTCGCCTCATCTGTACGTAGGAATGCGAGGACTTCTTCAGCCTCAGCCAGACTCGCCGCGAAGGTAAACATTCCAGCAGCCGTGCTCCTCCGAATCTGCAGCTCTCGGGGCAGCTCAACTGCCTGGATGGTGGCGGGATGCATGAGGGCAAAGACGTTCCAGCCAAACGCGACGTCCACCTCTTTGAGATTGATTGTCCGGATCAGATGGATGCAGCCGTCCGCGAAAACGGTGATGTTCCGTCGCACGGCGTCCGTGATGCCCGCCTGTGCGGTGATGTCGTCCCAGACCCCTTAAGACAGCCTGAGATGGAGACCGAAATACTTACGCCCTTTGCGTAAGATCGCCGAGGCCCGCGATGCTCTTAGGATTTCCCTTCTGAACGAGTAAGGCGGATCGCCTATAGCCAATGGTCCTCCTGCTCGACTTACTGATCACGGCATCGTTTTCCGCTAGATCCATCGCGTGTTCCGCGCCGAGAACGAGAATATCGCCTTCCTTCTTTTCCGTTGCCTGTCTTATCAACGCATCCGCCTTGCCAGCAACCACCTTTACGGTGATTCCGCGCTGCTGCTCAAAGAGCGCTGCGACTTCGATCAGTGGCGGGGCTACCCCCGCCGCACAATAATCTTCACGGGATTCATTTCATTCCATTCATCTCCATACCTCCCGAGAGGCTAGGGCTCGCTCATCTGCGAGCGATCGTGGTGATCGCAAAACCACGATCATTCACCTCACGCGCTCACCACATGCGCCGAGGTCGCCTTGAAGGTTGCAAAGACCGCGTCGCCCTGCTGAAGTTTGAGGTCAGCGCGGGATTGCTTGGTGATAAGCGAAACGAGGCCGGTATCCAGGATCACGCGGGTTAAGGGGCCGATGTCCTGCAGATCGGTGATTCGACCGCTCATGACGTTTCGGGCACTGCACTCGCTTCTACTCTTACACAGGAGGACGTCTTCGGGCCGTATAAAGACCTTCACTGTGCCCTCGTGGATCTCAGAGACCGCGCGGATCTTCCCGTGGATCTCGACCTCGATCTCCGCCACCCCGTTCTCCGTGCGCTGAACCACACCGCGCAGTATGTTCTCGATCCCGACGAAATCGGCCAGTTCCTCGGTCTGCGGCTTGCTGAAGATCTCGTACGGCGTCCCCACCTGCATCAACTGCCCCTGCATCAACACCGCTATCCTGTCGGCAAGCACCAACGCCTCCGTCTGGTCGTGTGTGACGTGCACCATCGTAATCCCGAATTCCGCCTTTACCCGTTTCAGCTCTTCACGCAGATAATCCCTCGTTCGGGAATCCAACGCGGAGAGCGGCTCATCTAATAGGAGTATCGAGGGCTCGATGGCGATCGCGCGAGCGATGGCTACCTTTTGTTGCTCACCGCCGCTCAGCGTCCCGGGATACCGGTGCCCGAGATGCTCGATGCCCAGTAACGAGGTGAGTTCATCCACCTTGCGCTTGATCGCACTCTTCTCCAGTTTGCGCGTTTTCAAGCCGAACCCAATGTTCTCCTCAACGGTCAGAAAGGGAAAGAGCGTATAATCCTGATAGACCATGCCAATGTTTCGCTCACGCGGCGGGATATGTGTGATGTCCCGATCGTCGACGAATATTTTGCCTCTGTCAGGCCGGAAGATCCCGGCGAGAGTTTCCAGCAGAATGGATTTCCCGGCACCCGTCGGACCTAAGATGACAAAGTACTCGTCATCGTTGATCTCGAGCCAGATATCGCGCAAGAAGAACTCACCGAGATCTTTTGAAACACCCTCTATTCGTATCATCTCTCTTTAGCCGCTCCTATCACTCGAACCGATCTAAAACACACGTGCAAACCCTCCATAGCGCTCGAAGACGAAAAGTGAGACGAGCGAAATCACAATGAGTATGGTGGCAGCGGCGATGGCCAGGCTGAGCTCCCCGCATGACATGTTCAGGTACAGCGAGATGGGCAAGGTCTCGGTCTTCATCCGTGTTGCCCCGGCGAGCATGAGCGCCGCGCCGAATTCACCGATGCCTTTCGACCAGGTAATTACCGAACCCGCGAGGAGTCCGTGCTTCGACATTGGCAGCGTCACCCGCCAGAAGGCCTGGCCGTCGGTGCACCCCAGGGTCTTGGCTACGTGCTCGTAGCGTGGGTTGATGCCCTGGAACGTGCCCTTGAGAATCCGGAACATGAAGGGCACATTGACGAAGAACTGCGCGATCACAATGCCGAGCGGCGTGAAGACGAAGACGATCCCCTGCTCGGCGAGCCCCTTTCCGAAGTCCGTCGTGCCGAAGAGGATCAGGAGCCCCACACCGGCGACCAGGGGCGGCAAGGCCAGTGGCGCATCGAGTATGGTATTGATCAAGCTCTTCCCGCGGAACTCGTAGCGGGCGAGCGCGTAGGCCACCGGTATCGAGATAGCGATACAGAGCAGCGTCGAGGTTGCCGAGGTAAGCAAGCTCAGCTCAATAGCAAACCGGATTTCTGCGGTGAGCATGCTCCCAGCCAACGCCTGCCCGGTGGTGTGCGTAACGATGCAGATGATCAGCGTGAGTATGAAGGCAGTGAGCAGTAAGCTCGCGAGAATCGAGATGATCTTGACCTTCTCTTCTCGTAACTCTTTCAGCATCTTCCCTTTGCTCCGTTCCTCATTCACTCACGACGATGCCTGCCCGCTTTGCCCTTACGCATATCCAACCGCGGGTTTCCCAGCCACCCGTTGCTCGCATCCGCGCGATGGTCAAAGAGTGGCACGAGCGGCTTGATGTCGAGGAGCGGCGTGCCGTCCAGGATGTCCACCTCACTAATCTCCAATACGTTCTTCTTCACGCTTTCCAGCTTGACCACGGACAACCCGATCGGATTCGGCCGCTTGAAATGGCGTACGGAGAAGATTCCCCGCTCTTCTTCCTCTAAGAATGGTTTCGTTATTAGGGCATAGCCCTCGGCACGATGAAAATGGTAAATAAGGATGAGGTGCGAGAAGTGCTTGATGTCCTTGAGGCCCGCAGCGAACTCGGGGAAGACCTCCACCTCACCCTTCGATTCTTTGCCAAAGACACCCTGGATGGGCGCTTCCTGTTTGTCTCGGAACCCGGTATGGATGACGCCGATCGGCCGATACCGTATCTCCTCCTCACGGCCTTTCTGCTCTCTCGCCATCGTCAGCTCAGTCAGCAAGTGCCTTCTCGGTGTTCTATCCGCAGGCATGGACCTATTCGTACTCAGGGTTCGGATAGGTGATAAACCCGTGCTTCGTGAAGATCGCCTTCCCCTCGTCTGAGGCGACGAAATCGACGAACTGCTGCGCGTTTTCCGGGTGCTCTGAGAACGTGGTTCGCCCTATTGGAACGATATTGATGATATTCTGCTCCTTGGGTATCTCAACAACATCGATCTCGTCCACGAATTTGACCGTATCCCACCAGTTGACCGACGCGTCCGCTTGGCCCATTGCGATCTGCATCATCACCTCGTTCATGGTCGGTAAGGTCGCGATCACGTTCGGCCACGTGGAATTATACAGATTGTTCTTCTCCAGGATCTTCACACCGGTACTGCCGATTGCCGCGGCCTGGGGATCGCCCCACACAAGTTTCACATCATCCCGTGTAAAGTCTTCCAGGCAGGTGATATTCGCGGGATTACCTTTGGGCACCGTAATTATTGGTATGTGATAGCAGATGTTCTGCGTGTAATCAATGAACCCTTTCTCGGTCGCGATGTCAATATACTTGGTTGCACCGGGCATATAGCAATCGCCCGCTTGCGTCAGCTCCATCTGGCTAAGCAAGGCGTTCGAGCCCGCGTAGTTGTACTCCACCTTCACGCCGTACTGCTCTTCAAAAACCGTTCCAATCTCGTCCATCGGCTTTCTCATGCCCGCGCCGGAGTAGACCATGAGTGATGTTGTGCCGTCTGATGCTTCCGTCGATGCTGGTGTGGTCGCTGGTGTTTCTTCGTTGATGCACCCGGCGAGCATCGTTGTCGTTGCAATTGCCACTATAACGATTAAAGCTATTATTTTCCTCTTTCTATCCATCTTATCTCACCAATCGATATGCATAGATATTCATATCAATATAAAAAGGGTGTGGTTTTTCTCAGGGATTGTTTTGAAGTTTCTAAATAAACGCCCTTTATAAACAGCAGATCAAGACAGTTGCAAAGACGAGCCATCATTCGCACCCCCGCGATATGCTCTTGCGCAATTCGGTATAAAAAAGCTTTCGTTTTTTCGCGGGCAGTCAGACCGAAACGCTTTTTAACGAGGATGCTGGATTATTACCTGGAGGCATGGGAAGAGGAAGATGCCATTAAGTGCACGTAATAGAATTAAAGGCGTGGTGAAGGGGATAGAGATAGGCGAGGTTGCCGCTTCGGTAAAGATCGAGATCTCGAGACCCGCAACGATAACCTCGATGATCACGCGAGAGGCGGCGGACGATCTCGGGCTCGAAGAGGGCGATAACGTGGAAGCAGTGATCAAAGCGTCCGAAGTGATGGTCTCGAAGGACTAAAAACCGACCGAAAACCCTTTCGAAAGCCCATGCTGTTTTGTTGCTACGACCCTTGGTAAAGCGGATAGTCCGCGATAAACCACGGGCCCGACTCCTTTTAGCTCTCTTAGGGCTATTCGCTCCAGCGTTTCACAATCTTCTTCAGCGATAGTCTGAAGTAACCGTATCAGGTCTTTTATCAGTTTTGTTATCTCGTCCATGTGGCTCGGCGGGCGATGCTCGGCGCCCCGGCAGTTTGCGGCGTGGGGTAGGTTGGGTTTACAGAGAGCAGCACAAAGCCAGCGCGGGACGGTGCAGCGCCCCGCGCCGAGTTGCGTGTGTGCATGCTTCTCTTTTGAGGCGGGTAAAAGCGGAGGTAAAATAGCGGCTACCCGACATGTATTGTTATACCATTCGATATAAAAAGGTTTTCGGTCTTGTGGCTATTCCGCAGCTCGGGATCAAGAAAGAATCTGATGATATACCTTCTCTTTTATTGATGCTGCTTTGCTTCCTTCTGCTTCACTTCTGAAACCGCCTCTCCGTCCTTTAGCAATACTTTGAGTGCATCACCGACCGAAATATCCGCGACACTCCGTACAATCGTCCCTTCGGGCCATTTCGAGCAGATGCTGTATCCCCGGTCGAGAATCGCCAGAGGACTCAATGCGTCCAGTTTACCCATAAACGCTTGCACGCTCTTACGCTGCAGCGTTACACGGTGCGTAAGCTCCGCAACCATCGTCCGCTTCAGTTCGTCCACCGTCTGCCGATACTGGTTTATCCGCTCGGTCGGCTTTCTAAACAGAATGCTCTTCTCCAGGCTCTCGAACCGCCGCCGCTGGTATTCTATCGCTTTGAACACGTTCTGCCGCATCTGCAACTCCAGCGATCGCAAGTTCTTATTGATCTCGCGTTTATCAGGCACGACGTACTCCGCGGCTTCCGACGGTGTCGCGGCACGTTTATCCGCCACGAAATCCGCGATCGTGAAGTCCGTCTCGTGCCCCACCGCCGAGATCACCGGGACCACAGAAGAGAAGATCTCACGCGCGACGCACTCCTCGTTGAACGCCCAGAGCTCTTCGATCGAGCCGCCGCCTCTGCCCACGATCAGCACGTCTAGTCGCTCCCGTTCCGCACTGTACCGGTTCATCAGTTGGATCGCCTGCACAATCTGCGTGGGTGCTTCTTCACCTTGCACGGCAACGGGCGCCAGCAGAATATGCACGTGCGGGAATCGTTTCTTCGTTATCTTTAGCATGTCCCGAACAGCCGCGCCCGTCGGCGACGTGATAATGCCGATTCGGCGTGGGAAACTCGGTATTGGTTTCTTATACACCGCGTCAAATAGCCCTTCCTCCTTCAGCTTCTTCTTCAACTGCTCGAATGCAAGATAGAGCGCACCGATGCCCGCCTCCTGTATCTCATCCACGTACAACTGGTACCGGCCCCGCTTCTCGTACACGCTTATACGGCCCCGGACAATCACGCTCATGCCGTCCTCGGGCACGAACTTCAGTCCGCGGTTCTTCTCCCGGAACATCACGCACTGCAACTCCGAAAGCTCGTCCTTGAGCGTGAAATACAAATGCCCGGACGTCGGCTGGCTGAGATTCGAGAGTTCGCCCTTTATATACACGTCCCGCAGCTCTTTATCCTCCTCTAATATCCATCTTATGTGGCTCGTGACCTCGTAGACGGTGTAGATGCGCGGCGAATCCTTTCCTCCTACCTCTTCCGCTTTCAGCGCCGGCTCATCCTCCTTCTCGTCTTCGAGCTCTTTTCGTCCTCTCTCATTATCGGGTGCAAAGCTGCAGTTCTCCTCCTCCTCTCCGCCAACAGTACGCGCATGCAAGAAGTCCAGTAAGGTCATACCCTTCCGGGGCTTTGCCATTGTCTATCCCCCCAGCCTCTTCACGTACAAATCCTCATAAATCGGCCCTTTCGGCGTTAGCGTGCTCTTCTTTAATTTCAACTCGGCCACTTGCATCTTCCCCAGTTCTGCATCGTGCAGTTCCTCGATCTTAGTCAGCACCCGGCGCAGTTCGCCCTTGGACCGAAACGGCCGCTTCACTCTGCAGAGCGTAACGTGCGCACTGAACCGCCGCTCCAGCGGATAGCCTAACGCGTACATTGCCGATTCCACCTCCTCCTGCAACGCCTTCAACTGCTCCTTCCCGCTGCTCATGCCCACCCAGATAACCCGTATGTTCCGTGCTTTTTCTAACGAAGCCTTGGGAAAGAAGCCCACACCGCGCAGTTCTATCTCAAACGGTCCTTGACTTATCCCAGCCAGTGCGGCAGTAATTTGCTCCACGTTATCGTCCGGGACATCGCCGAGGAATTTTACCGTCTGATGCGCCAGGCTCGGATCCACGAACTTCACCGTGCCCTCCAGTCCTAACTGCGCGAAATCTCTCTCTAAATCAGCTATTCTGTTTCGTATCCCCTCTGAGAGGTCAACGGCGATAAAAGCTCTCATAAACTTCTCACACTCCAAAAACGTTTAATTTACCCTCTTTACTTCTTTCGATGACGCCTTCCGATCTAAGAGCCGTTTTAACAGCAGTATTCGAGAAGCGCGGCATTGCTGCCTCTCCTCTTCACGTTCCTGATAGGTTCGTATCGCTCTGAGGAGGTCGACACGTCGGAACTCCGGCCAGAACGGCGCGCAGAAGTACGCGGCACACTCGTTCCCCAACGCCTGCCACGGCACGAAATTACTTATTCGCACCTCGCCGCCCGTTCGTATAATCAAATCCACGCTCGTCTGCGAGTCCGAGTCCGAATCCGCGGCGTCATCTTCACCTTCTATTTGGCTGATGTACAAATGCCTCGAAATCGTCTCTTTAGTTATCTCCGCCGGAGTCAGGGATCCTTTTTTGACCCGGCTCGCGATTATACGCACCGCATCAACGATCTCCAGCCTGCCACTATACGCAACGGCAATGAACAATTTGTACCTGGTATAATGCGCGGTTGCCTGCTCGGCCTTTCTTATCGCTGCTCTTACCGATTCGGGCAGCAGATTGACGTTTCCTATCGCCTTCATCCGCACTTCGTTCTTGTGCATTCGCTCATCAACACTGAGCTTCTCGAATTCCGTGCGCAGGAGCCCAAAGAGCTTCTCCTTCTCCTCTTCCGACCTGTTAAAGTTCTCTATAGAAAAGGCATAGAGCGTAAGCTGTTTCACGCCGGTATCAAAGCACCATTCGATTACACGTTCCGTTATCTCCGCGCCGTAGTAGTAGCCCCTCTCCGTGGAAATCCCGAGCTTGCGCGCGTATCTGCGGTTGCCATCCATGATAATCGCCACGTGCCCGGGTAGCTTGCGCGCTACTATCTCGTCCTCCAGCAATTTCTCGTATTCTTCGTACGCCATACCGCGCAGCCAGCCGAATACGCTCCTCGCTCTGCGCACTGCGAAGTCCTTCATTCTATCGCTCCGTGTCACTACGCCGCCACGACCCATCGTCTTTACGCACCTGCTTTACTACTTCCGAAGTCCATTACCTTCACCTTCATCGACCCAAGCTCAACAACCGTTGCACAGCCAGCAACAGGCGTTATATCCCGCTTCTTCTGATACGGCGTCTGCGCTTGCCACGTTCCCGAATTGATAAGGAGTACGTTCCGATATTTAGCGATACCGACGGTGTGCGTATGCCCGCAGTGGAGTATGTCCGGCACTTGCTCGATAACACCATAATCACGCCCGTTCGGAGCGATGGAGACGGAGCCGCCGTATATGGGCGCGAAATGCCGCCTCTTCAGCATCTCGATCATCACGTCTTCCGGCTTCGAATAACTCAGCCTCGCGACCGAGCTGACGAAATCGTCATACGATTGGCCATGGTAGATCGAGACCACCCGTCCGCCGATTTGTATGCACGCCGGATTGCTCACGAAATGCGTATTATCGGGGAAGAACTTCCTGAGATATTCTGGCAGGGGCGGTTGTGGTTCCGCACCTCGTACCGCATCGTGATTCCCCGGCGCCACCACTACGTGTATACGTGACGGCAACTCGTGGAAATATCCCGCGGCTATCCGGTACTGCTCCTCTATGTCCGTAACTGACAACTCTTCCTCTTGGCCCGGAAATACCCCGATCCCATCGACAATATCACCTGCAACTATCAGATACGCGATATTTATCTGCTCGGCCTTCTCTCTCAGCCAGGACCGGAACCCCGCCCATGCATCTTCCAGAAAGGTGTCGCTGCCCACATGCATATCAGATATAAATACTGCATACATAGATTCGTTCCTTTGCCCGCCATTTCCCGCAGAAGGTAATGGCGCTTGCGACGTTGTATAGGGGAGGGGCACATCGGGATAGGATATCCGATTAGCGATAAAATACCCGCTATTGGCTAAAAAGCCAGTGACGCCGATGACCTCATCGGGTATTATCTCCTCTTGCGGTGATGCAATGACCGATACACTCCCCGAGGGGTCTTCCAAATCCACCCGGAGATTACCTTTTGCCGTTTTGTTCACGGACGAGACGATCCCCACTACGGAGGTCTCGTCACCCCCCATGCCACTTCTTAAGAACCGTATCTGCCCGCATTTCAACCGCTTCTTTATCAGTCCGCTCAGTCGTTCGTAGCGGTCAACGAAATGCGGTAAGAACTCTTTATGATCCGCAGCTTGATCATGCTCGGAGAACGAGAGTATTATAGCCGGCACTTCATCATGCAACCGCTCTCCAACCGCTCCCTCTGCATCAATGCGTACACCGTTACTGCGATTGATAAAATTTGCAATCTGCTCTGGCGAAATTACACAAACTGACGGGTCTATCGATCTCGCCACTTCCTCCGCGATCGCACCGAGATCGAACTGCCATGCGCTTTTACCGTTACCATCGTAGTGCGTGAGCAGAGCGATCGCCTCTGGATGTATCTGGAATCCAATGTCGGCGAACCGCTTCACAACTTCTATTTCCTTCAAACCTTCCTTTTCAAACGGTTTCACAACCATTCTTTCAGCTTCGCTTCAAAATACGGCTTTGGCATAGCGCCCTGGACAACGTCCACAGGCTCGCCATTCTTAAAGATGAAGATTGTGGGTATAGCCATTATCGCAAATTCCGTGGCTACTCGGGGATTTTCATCCACGTTCAGCTTTCCAAACACGATTTTACCCGCATATTCCTTTGCTAATTCGTCTATGATCGGTGCTACCATTCGGCACGGGCCGCACCAAGCCGCCCAACAATCCACGACGACCATAGGATGTTTCTTTACCATTTCTACAAACGTACCGTCAGTAATCGTCACAGGATGGTCTATAACAGCCCCACCAGATTTTCTCCCTTCTTTCTCCGCTTTTGCCCGCTCTTCCATCTCATGCAACTTCTTTTCTCGTATCCGCGCCATCTCCTGTTCCTCAGCGCTCACAGCCGTGCTCTCCTTCTCTTTTCCTTCTTCCATTCTTATACCTCCTCACTGCATCTCTCTATCTGTTACTTTCTTAACAAGATGAAATCGCTGATAAACTTTATGCGTACTTAATGATGTACCGTATTGTGGTTGCCTCTTTACGGTCATCGCCCTCGTCGTGAATTATGGCTACCGCAGGGACCGTGCAATACGGCTTTATTGTCGCCCCTCGTTTGCCATAGCAATCATCCTTCACTTTGGTCAGCGAGGTCAAACTACTCTTCGAAAGGGGCACTTTTATACTTGTTCTTAGTTCTACTTAAAGCTACTGGAAGCACCGTTTGTTGAACACGGCGAAAATCAGTGATTCATTCAGTCCACGTCCGTTTTCGGGTTCAGAAGCGGCTTAGAAAACGCTTTCTCTACTGACGGTCGGTGAAGGGCGTTGTAGGTACAGAAAGGAATGATCCGCCCATCCGGCGTGGCGTAATGTATCCCACAGCGCTTAACCCGCTCCAAATCGAAGTTATACGGATCCATAAAGTGCATTGCGCCGATATAAAGCGCATTACGATGGAACTCGGCAACGGCTTCTCGATTTCCTATACCCAAGATATTGGAGAGCAAGGCCAAGGAATCAAAGCCCTCGGGCGCCTTATCTTTATCGATAAATCTCCGTATCGCTGATACGAGTCCTGCAGTCGCTCTTATTTTACCTATCTTCGATCTGGTTATCTCGTGGGCATTCTCCTTCAAGTACTCCATGAATCCTTCGACATCAATGAACTCCGTTATCGGTAGAAACTTCCCGTCTTCAACAAACACGTAAGTTGCCGCACCGCAGTGGGGATGAACCGTGAAAGCCAATTGTGGGATGCCTTTCCACGCCTCTATGAAGTACGAGATCGGGAGCACAAACGGCACGGGATAGAAGCTCTCACGGGGTATTTCGCCGTTTGTTTGCTCCTCCAGCAGCCTGATGAAATCCGGAATCGTTATTCTTCCTTTGTTTCGCTCTGCCTCGTCCATTCGGCCCTCGAACGAGATGGGCTGCGCGTTTACTCCTTTTATGATGTGTAAGTTCTTCGCCGCAAATCGCACGATATCGCCTATCTGGTCATCGTTCACGCCTTTCATAAGCGTGGGAACGAGTACGACACTTTTTATGCCGCCTTGCCAGCAGTTCTGAATTGCTTTTAACTTCGTTTGTAACGCCGTGTAGCCTCGTAATATTTTATACGGCTCTTCGGTCACCCCGTCAAACTGCAGATAGACGGTATGCAAGCCTGCTTCTTTCAGCTCATGACAGAACTCCACGCTCTTTGCCATTGCTACGCCATTCGTCGCCACCTGGATATGTGAAAAGCCGAGGTCACGTGCCATGTCAACAATTTCAACGAAATGCTCGCGTATGGTAGGCTCGCCACCGGCGAACTGAATCGCATGGCACGGAGGCACTTCACTCCGGAGCAGCTTCATCATGTCCTCCAGTTGATCCAGTGTCGGCTCGTAGAGATATCCTGCGACTGCGGCGTTGGCGAAACAGGTTGGACAGCGCTGGTTGCACCGATTCGTGAGGTCGATCAGTGCAAGCATCGTCGAGCTTTTATGCTCCGGGCAGAGCCCGCAATCAAATGGGCAGCCCTTAACACGCTCGGTATTTTGAATGCCCGCAGAAGCCTCGTCGTCATTCAAGCTCCACTGTGCAAATTTCTTGTAAAGATC
The window above is part of the Methanomicrobia archaeon genome. Proteins encoded here:
- a CDS encoding DNA-directed DNA polymerase II small subunit, yielding MVVKPFEKEGLKEIEVVKRFADIGFQIHPEAIALLTHYDGNGKSAWQFDLGAIAEEVARSIDPSVCVISPEQIANFINRSNGVRIDAEGAVGERLHDEVPAIILSFSEHDQAADHKEFLPHFVDRYERLSGLIKKRLKCGQIRFLRSGMGGDETSVVGIVSSVNKTAKGNLRVDLEDPSGSVSVIASPQEEIIPDEVIGVTGFLANSGYFIANRISYPDVPLPYTTSQAPLPSAGNGGQRNESMYAVFISDMHVGSDTFLEDAWAGFRSWLREKAEQINIAYLIVAGDIVDGIGVFPGQEEELSVTDIEEQYRIAAGYFHELPSRIHVVVAPGNHDAVRGAEPQPPLPEYLRKFFPDNTHFVSNPACIQIGGRVVSIYHGQSYDDFVSSVARLSYSKPEDVMIEMLKRRHFAPIYGGSVSIAPNGRDYGVIEQVPDILHCGHTHTVGIAKYRNVLLINSGTWQAQTPYQKKRDITPVAGCATVVELGSMKVKVMDFGSSKAGA
- the thpR gene encoding RNA 2',3'-cyclic phosphodiesterase, with the translated sequence MRAFIAVDLSEGIRNRIADLERDFAQLGLEGTVKFVDPSLAHQTVKFLGDVPDDNVEQITAALAGISQGPFEIELRGVGFFPKASLEKARNIRVIWVGMSSGKEQLKALQEEVESAMYALGYPLERRFSAHVTLCRVKRPFRSKGELRRVLTKIEELHDAELGKMQVAELKLKKSTLTPKGPIYEDLYVKRLGG
- a CDS encoding substrate-binding domain-containing protein, encoding MIEVAALFEQQRGITVKVVAGKADALIRQATEKKEGDILVLGAEHAMDLAENDAVISKSSRRTIGYRRSALLVQKGNPKSIAGLGDLTQRA
- the modB gene encoding molybdate ABC transporter permease subunit — translated: MLKELREEKVKIISILASLLLTAFILTLIICIVTHTTGQALAGSMLTAEIRFAIELSLLTSATSTLLCIAISIPVAYALARYEFRGKSLINTILDAPLALPPLVAGVGLLILFGTTDFGKGLAEQGIVFVFTPLGIVIAQFFVNVPFMFRILKGTFQGINPRYEHVAKTLGCTDGQAFWRVTLPMSKHGLLAGSVITWSKGIGEFGAALMLAGATRMKTETLPISLYLNMSCGELSLAIAAATILIVISLVSLFVFERYGGFARVF
- the tsaA gene encoding tRNA (N6-threonylcarbamoyladenosine(37)-N6)-methyltransferase TrmO: MAREQKGREEEIRYRPIGVIHTGFRDKQEAPIQGVFGKESKGEVEVFPEFAAGLKDIKHFSHLILIYHFHRAEGYALITKPFLEEEERGIFSVRHFKRPNPIGLSVVKLESVKKNVLEISEVDILDGTPLLDIKPLVPLFDHRADASNGWLGNPRLDMRKGKAGRHRRE
- the modA gene encoding molybdate ABC transporter substrate-binding protein encodes the protein MDRKRKIIALIVIVAIATTTMLAGCINEETPATTPASTEASDGTTSLMVYSGAGMRKPMDEIGTVFEEQYGVKVEYNYAGSNALLSQMELTQAGDCYMPGATKYIDIATEKGFIDYTQNICYHIPIITVPKGNPANITCLEDFTRDDVKLVWGDPQAAAIGSTGVKILEKNNLYNSTWPNVIATLPTMNEVMMQIAMGQADASVNWWDTVKFVDEIDVVEIPKEQNIINIVPIGRTTFSEHPENAQQFVDFVASDEGKAIFTKHGFITYPNPEYE
- a CDS encoding substrate-binding domain-containing protein, with amino-acid sequence MRRNITVFADGCIHLIRTINLKEVDVAFGWNVFALMHPATIQAVELPRELQIRRSTAAGMFTFAASLAEAEEVLAFLRTDEARAVYRKYGWEL
- a CDS encoding TOBE domain-containing protein encodes the protein MPLSARNRIKGVVKGIEIGEVAASVKIEISRPATITSMITREAADDLGLEEGDNVEAVIKASEVMVSKD
- the uppS gene encoding di-trans,poly-cis-decaprenylcistransferase, which codes for MGRGGVVTRSDRMKDFAVRRARSVFGWLRGMAYEEYEKLLEDEIVARKLPGHVAIIMDGNRRYARKLGISTERGYYYGAEITERVIEWCFDTGVKQLTLYAFSIENFNRSEEEKEKLFGLLRTEFEKLSVDERMHKNEVRMKAIGNVNLLPESVRAAIRKAEQATAHYTRYKLFIAVAYSGRLEIVDAVRIIASRVKKGSLTPAEITKETISRHLYISQIEGEDDAADSDSDSQTSVDLIIRTGGEVRISNFVPWQALGNECAAYFCAPFWPEFRRVDLLRAIRTYQEREEERQQCRASRILLLKRLLDRKASSKEVKRVN
- a CDS encoding ATP-binding cassette domain-containing protein, coding for MIRIEGVSKDLGEFFLRDIWLEINDDEYFVILGPTGAGKSILLETLAGIFRPDRGKIFVDDRDITHIPPRERNIGMVYQDYTLFPFLTVEENIGFGLKTRKLEKSAIKRKVDELTSLLGIEHLGHRYPGTLSGGEQQKVAIARAIAIEPSILLLDEPLSALDSRTRDYLREELKRVKAEFGITMVHVTHDQTEALVLADRIAVLMQGQLMQVGTPYEIFSKPQTEELADFVGIENILRGVVQRTENGVAEIEVEIHGKIRAVSEIHEGTVKVFIRPEDVLLCKSRSECSARNVMSGRITDLQDIGPLTRVILDTGLVSLITKQSRADLKLQQGDAVFATFKATSAHVVSA
- the trxA gene encoding thioredoxin, yielding MDHPVTITDGTFVEMVKKHPMVVVDCWAAWCGPCRMVAPIIDELAKEYAGKIVFGKLNVDENPRVATEFAIMAIPTIFIFKNGEPVDVVQGAMPKPYFEAKLKEWL
- a CDS encoding exodeoxyribonuclease VII large subunit, producing MTLLDFLHARTVGGEEEENCSFAPDNERGRKELEDEKEDEPALKAEEVGGKDSPRIYTVYEVTSHIRWILEEDKELRDVYIKGELSNLSQPTSGHLYFTLKDELSELQCVMFREKNRGLKFVPEDGMSVIVRGRISVYEKRGRYQLYVDEIQEAGIGALYLAFEQLKKKLKEEGLFDAVYKKPIPSFPRRIGIITSPTGAAVRDMLKITKKRFPHVHILLAPVAVQGEEAPTQIVQAIQLMNRYSAERERLDVLIVGRGGGSIEELWAFNEECVAREIFSSVVPVISAVGHETDFTIADFVADKRAATPSEAAEYVVPDKREINKNLRSLELQMRQNVFKAIEYQRRRFESLEKSILFRKPTERINQYRQTVDELKRTMVAELTHRVTLQRKSVQAFMGKLDALSPLAILDRGYSICSKWPEGTIVRSVADISVGDALKVLLKDGEAVSEVKQKEAKQHQ